DNA sequence from the Dreissena polymorpha isolate Duluth1 chromosome 3, UMN_Dpol_1.0, whole genome shotgun sequence genome:
cctatatagccccccccccccaccaatgGTAGTTGGGGTAAAACAGATgagatttttaaaagtttttccTTTCGCTTGCCATGGCAACAAGAGCCAGAGTTATTCATGGAATGCTTTTGTTTGAAAAACTTTAAAAGAGCTTCATGCAAGGAACATTCTTGCCAAGTTTAATTAATATTGGACCAGCTGGTAAGGAGGAGATGTCGTTTAAGTAAATAGGTTGACACAAGATACAGGACGACCAACAAAGACAGGTCACAATAGCTCATAAGtaacaatttgtgaaaaaaaacttttaaacaatgaaaaagatatcacaaaaatatgacaaaaacatGGGGTTACATACCATTAGGAACAAAACCAAATTACACgtcatttttatgattttgatttggggaaatggtcaaaatgttaaatatgagGAAAAGTTACCACTGAGGAGATAATATggtttttaaaagtaaatttgaaGGTAAACAGCATAGTTTTTCTTGGGTAAAAGGGTCAATATACTTTGCTGCTGCAAAAGAAGGAAACAAGCCCAGACAACACTTAAATGAACATCacatttacaatgtaaacaagCAAAATGTATTGCATGTAAATAAGACATAATTAACAACATGCTAATAAGCAAATTCAAAGAATTGATATACTTTACACATTGTGTACACTACAATACAGTAAAATTTGTAAATGTTCATGGAAAAAAGGCTTATTTTCATGCTCAACCAACAATGAacctatcattaaaaaaaacattattacaaaattacatgaagattaggcatcaAATTTGACCTCTAGTGTTCAcatggtttttcttttttgacctagtgtttgacatcttaatgacccaatttcaaaccgagtccagatatcattgggactaattatctgaccaagtttcatttagatcggACAAAAATGTAGACTCTAGCGTTCACATGGCATATATTGACGATGCACAAAAAAAAAGGACTATATGCACAAAAAACAAAGGACTATCACATAAGCTCTACATAGGGGCTATAGTGCTCAGGAGAGGTAATAATGTTATGGGGACAAatgtgctgaccaagtttcaagattgCAAAAAAAGGTTGGCCTCTTGAGGGTTCACAAAGTAAATGTTGATTACACCAATATAACTCACATActacattcaaaacattttttactacatacatatacacaactagagctttgtcacagacgtgacatataccccaaAATGCTGCAGTGACATTGAATATTTTGcacgctgtcttcacaaaacaagagaagctaatttatggcgatttggAAGAATGATCATGCCATtgtcttttatggccattttgacctttgaactcttgaattcttttgcatgacatgccgtccaatgactgtgaacaaaattaatgtaggGAGTCATTTTCAAATCTTACaacgaatgacatagttatggcatggacaagctcatttatggccttttttgaattttgaactccaagagtgaccttgacatcggagatatcgacttaattcttttgcatgacacactgtccacttatggtgaacaaatgtaccaagtcattttaaaatctaatgataaatgatatGGTTATGAacttatggtccagacaaactttcagtttaaaacgcagttagtgacctgtgacctagtttttgacccggcatgacccatattcaaacttgaccttgacaacatctagatacaacttctgaccaagtttggtgaagatcagatgaaatttttgggacagacagaccgaccgacttgacctttgaattcaaagtgtaaccttgaccttggagacatcgaCGTCCTTCtattgcatgacacaccgtcctatgatggtgaacaaatgtaccaagtgattttgaaatctaatgataaatgacatggttatggtccggacaaactttcggtttaaaacgcagtaagtgacccgtgacctagtttttgacctggcatgacccatattcaaacttgacctagacatcatctagatacaacttgtgaccaagtttggtgaagattggatgaaattttgTGACAGCCCGACTGACCGAcagagtgactcctatatagcctctattaccaatggtaatgggggtataattatatgTGAATGTCATTTTTTATTCTAAACCAAAGAATGTGTTACAAAATGCTAGATCAAACAAATTGAACAGTTCCTCTTGCAGTGGTAGTGGATTACTTTCATCTGGCAATGATAAATTCATTCTGTTTATGCAGGTATTTGCAGTGGGCAGGAAATTAGCTCTTTCCATAAATTGAATGGAAGGCTGAAGAGCAAAGCTCAAGGCAGGTTCCTCCTCTGTACCAGTGGCAAACCTTAATATGCTCCCAAGATTTACAGCACctcgtcggggggggggggggggattttgatgTGAAATAACTTTTTAGGAATGatttatgaaattttaaattttcataataatacttACCTTGAAAATTTAATGGAATAAGCTAACTTACTTAAAACATCCAACATGCTTTAACAGTATTTGAATGCTTGCTTTACAGAAATTATTCTATAATGTTTTGGgcaaaattttcgtttaaaaggtatgacatataatgcataaatatacttttgcaccaacagacagggcaaaaacaatatgttccccagtatagactgggggaggTTCAAGGTTTGATGAATCCGGAAGTCAACCAGTGAATAGTTTACACAGAAAATAATATGGCTGCCAAATAACATCACACACcagtttaaaatgcagtttaagtATTGCCAGCAAATAAACACACCTTGCTGAACAATTAACAGGAGGGTATATATGGAGGCTTATAGTGGTACACAACTGAGActataaataaaatgcacaaacaagagtaaaataacaaaataatcgtTAGAAGATCTGTGTAATATATATTACACAAGTAGTCATTTCGCTTGCAATTGGAGTGTTTAACTGCAATATAGCGATTGAAATACTAAGTACCAAATTATGCTCTCTGGTGATGACAATATCATTTAAGACAAGCATAGTTTGTACTAAAATATGCGTTGGACAAGACTACTTGGTTTCTAAAAGATGGAcctttttcaaattaaacataaccattatgaacatttgaactctTTAACTATGGTAATATACATGACCCTGCCTTTGTGAAGATgaacaaaatatgaacaaaatatctTTTGACTGCTACTGTGCAATTGggggataaatataaacattaccaAACACAAACAAGAGGATCAATTGACAAtagccagagctccagataaggatttgtgaaattagtaacggtactgccactgacagaaagaaaataagtaacgcttaaaatcaattagtacctgtactaccatatccaaaaatacaggtagtactgtactacccgtgttcttggatattgaagggtgcataactgactttacagaaacatttgcagcaattataattaatatatgtagttcttaaacagttactgtattaggttttccattctgaattatgatgcaaaccCAACttcacattaaaactcatgactaatactatttcttcatttttcttgacaagaaaacacaagccaactagtaagctaagtaaatgaacacttatttcactgtctcatccgtttcccatcgtgttttctaacgttttaagccatcgatgcaatcaaatcgtttaatatcggggcgacaatgtctttttctgggtttacagatttaatgtcaggatggttagacgacaccgtatgtagtcattatttgacaacaaagtgttgttctgaaccgctttcggttaagccggcattccattgcgcgcagacatattgtttttgacggatttacaagttacaggaaatcacgcaacagaatagacaataatatgtgaacccagtctacaacttttcggtaatttaaattaacgaaaaaagccgttaggttagagaccaacaaatcacgccgcgctgacgcagacgaatcggtacggccagattttgttcgtaaatgcgtaaatggatgttaaagtcgtaattgtacgtccagtttataaaaattaatgcgtaaatcttcatgaaaaaaggCGTTTTTACGGCTGttcggcccttatctggagctctgaatagcGTTTGACAATCTTTTCCTTTGAAAAGTGGAGCTATTTAGACACAATTTAAGACTTTAGTGTATACAAAAAGGATGCATACCACAATTGAATGTATAAACACTGAATGGAACTTACTTGCAGCTTCACGCATGTATTTGATGAACAACGTGTATGTGGAATTCTCTCTCTGTCTTCTGTTTGACCCTTCAGCACTAAACTGTGGGTTCAATAGGTGTGTCAACATCTTCACCGTTAAAGGATTCGACTGTTGAGGTGTGAACAGGTGAATAACAGCTGGCAGTTCTTGAACAAGCTGAAAACGAAGGTTCAACAAAATCTTGCTGTTCAAAAACTTAAACTCAAACTGCAATTTCTATTGCAACTATACAGGATTTTAATGGATATACACATTCCAAAAACAAGATAGCCATAATATCCCTTAATCGCTCACGATAGAgtgattgttttaaaatataaaattaatgtgctcaTAAGAATGGATTTGACTTTGTTATATTAAGATACATGAAATTAACTACATTCAATTTGTAGACCCAGAATCTGATAATGTCAAGAGTTATATATTCTGGTCATATTAGTCACATGGGTTCAAAACTTTGCCCTCTATTGTGTTAAagattttgtaaaacaagaaaGAAGGCAACTCAACTGATGGATAtgatttgcaatatttaaatgctGGACATTGGCCAAATGCTTTTGTATGCTATTGGTAAAAAAAGTTATACTGGTACATCATGATAATAAtgtacaactagagctttgtcacagaccagACGAATACCCCCATATGCCACACTGACACAGAATATTccgcatgttgtcttcacaaaaaaagaaaagcttatcctaccaagtttcatgttaACAGGTCaaaccaaactcaagttattgagcggaaaccatGATACGGATCAACTCTCTTTActtaagtcacagtgaccttgaccccaaaagCAGTCTGAGGCAAGGTCTCGTCATTAGCATCCTTTAAATCATGTTTCATTACGGTATCTAATATGAAATAGAAATTTTtgatcggaaaccatttttctattgttagccacggtgaccttgaccttaatctGATGCAGGGCTTTTTTCCAGCTGATTTTATAGCCGTTATTTGGTCATATTTCCAATGGCAAAACATATCCCAAATCGAGTAAAAAAAGCCCAATGGATAGCCtcagttttaaaaattcaaaaataatgaaatttttcAGTGCAGAAAAGGACTGGTAGGTTGAAATCACCATTTTAGTGATTGGTTTCAGCTCATGTCGTTCTATTTTATGATAAGTTACcaacattttcataattttttaataCTACTAATATTTTCCCAATTTGTGGTCAAAAGATGCTTAAATTACTAATTTCAAGGGTATAAGTCATGTTCCCAAAGTGgtgaaaaaaagccctgtgatGGACCCCAAAATCAATCCCGAGCAAAGTCTTGATACAAGGCACTATCCTAGTTTCATCAACAGGTCaaaccaaactcaagttattgagtggaaaccatGAAACGGCCCAACTGACAGACAAGtgcactcctatatacccccctaaactttgtttatggGGATATAATAATTGAATGGGAACttaattgttttacatgttttgtaaTAATACATATATCATCCTTCTTCGCTGGTCAAATGCACAATTCCATTATGTTGAAGCACTCGTTTTGTTCATAACAAAGTCATGAATGAAGATATATTATTTCGGTTATAAAATAAATGGTATTGTCATGTATATGGGTTTGGTTAAGACATTTAAGTGGTAGTCTGCAAAACCACACATTGGGCTtataaaaatggagaaaaaaacaacaacccacCTATACTTATTTTAAGGGCCATACAATTAACTTTAAACAAGCTTACAGTTAGTATTGCACGCAATACATGTCCCCTACCATCACCTACCTGCATTACTTGAAGGTTAGCTGTGTTTATACGGCAGCATCTGCTAGATTTACAATGTTATTTGTGCATTTACAGTTACAGCATGCACGATAGTTGAAGAATttgaatttaatgtaagttaattgaaaccaaatttctatttttagtaacagtgacctagaTATTTGACCCTTTGACCCCATATGCAATCTCACACCAGATCTTCCCCTAAGCTACCTACAGACCAACTTTCAAACAAATCCATCAGCCCTAAGtgaagttatcatccggaaaccacctcggatagacacacggacagacagactgacatcgACAGACACTATAGTCCCCTCTGGAAACAGGCAGGGGACTAATAAGCATGTTTTGTATACCGTAATAACTGTTGGTTCATCCGCTGTACATTGGTTTAACTGCTCTAATCAGAACTTCTATTTGCAACATTCAATATTATTTACCTGAACAAGACCAAGACTGTCAAGACCTTTTCTTAGGTCCTGGATGTACTTGTCTACAGGCAGCACTTGATTGAATACTTTCTCCACTAGCTCTGCTGACATAATTCTAGGTAATCTTCCGTTTTGAATAGTGCTCAGAGCTGGAATGTTAAATGTacctcaaaatatttatatatttttgtacatgTCTCATTGGGAAATCAACTCCTCACCCAAGAAAAGTTTTTCACATTAGACTATGTAAATGACCAACTGAAAGCAAAATAGTTGATTTCCCCTCTAAACGGGAATCCTCACTTAACCTGAATTTCCTCTTGGTCCCAGGGCAATTTCATGGCAagggcataaaaatgcaataaaatattattaaagttaaaagttagaaggttttatgatatctaaaaataacaaGCTGTAAACACCTTAAAGGGACCATCAACTACGAAtgatgaaaaaaagaaaagttctaaaatagaGTTCTAAGTTCTATGTTATATACCAGTCCtggtattttaatcaaaataaactaatataaattgtacaaaaatacgttattttagaacttttcttttttcgtcattcgtggttgacggtccctttaaaactgAGAATAAATTACCTTGCTGAAATGTGATATACTATCATAAATTTTCAGAATAAACAATTTGAGATGCTCATTAAAGTTACATTATACTGCAGTGGCCTGTTTTTGAACAAGGAtttacaaataaaagcaaaacagcACCACTTTGgcaattattttaaatcactaTGGGGGAAATTTGTTTCTGAAATGGGAGAACGtcattatatacattttcactGTGCTTATGGGGCTGAATTTTTGCCTCATATATCAGAGTTCAAGAACCCTGTATGTAAAACTGggataatgtatttttcaaagccTGAATGACTTGGACTTTGCCTTTGGAACACTAAGTACAGGCCACTATATGGCACTTTGTCCCAGTCAAATAagcttaatttaataaatttacccAATATTCTGCCAACAGCTTCATAGTCATCTGACCACTCTCTCACTGGCTCGAAGTATTCTTCCTTAATGCAATGCAGGACAAGAGAGAAGAATTCCTTTCTTGGACCTCCAAAATCAGCAGCACACTGCAAAATTAAATGACAGGTACAACCCACTAGATTTGTTACAGACACTAATGTTcgcatttttttttaccaaaatggtGAATCACCGCATGTTAAAATTGGGTCTTGCACATATACAGTTTTTCCTTATGACACATGTCCAGTTTCAAGTCAATTACTTACACAATTTATGAGTAGTTTGATCCACCTGTTGGAGCAGTCAGAGAGAGATGGACAAACCCACAGCCGACCAACCAACAAAATGACAACTACATACTCCCTTGCAAACTTCGTTTGCTGGGGTGTAAAAGATAACGTTATTCCCATAGCATGGCTAGGCAAGAACCCGCTGACACTAAAACAAGGAAATTCAATGCCCCAAAATTTCCAAACCTCTTTGCAACATTCTTTCTATATTTTTCAAAGTTTGAAAaatcatatttatgaaaaatgtaatatAGTGAAACACAATAATCACAAACAGGGAATTATTTTCAGTGAAGTAGACTTGGAATTGGAAAATCGTATGGTCATTAGGGTATGTGGATTTTTTTCTACACTTTATATGTATTTACCTCTCCATAGAACTGAACTTCAAGGCATTTCCTCATGTCGCTTATTGCCCTTATTTCCTCAATTGCTGTTTTCAGTAGATCGCCTCTGTCTACCAAAATGAAATTGGTTTCACCATAAATGCCCGTAGATGATGTCTCTTCTGTTAGTTCTAATGGTCTCCCAGTGACAATCTCTTTTTGAAAGATCTTTAGCACATGAATAGGATCAGACACATCATTGGATTTACAAAATGTAGTACACTTTTTAACAATCGTACTTAAATAATCTCCATTATGCTGGTCCTCACTGCCCGGGAGTACATTGTCCAGGGTCACCATGGAAGTTATGCTGGCAATCTCTGGTAAatcatggaattccatggaaaacCCCTGAAATTGAAACAACTGTGgtgaggggtgtatagtgtgggggtctgggcatttattacattatcttccaaaaataagaaaagagggcctgaaaggcccaaagtcgctcacctgagataacaagatatttttgggacaaatcttctgaccaagtttcacaaagatcggaaaataaatgtggcctctagagtgttaacaaggttttactatagccatataaggaaaaatgccccgccccctggcagccatgtttttcaaccaaccggcatcatttttgaactaatccaagatattatcgggatgaatcttctgaccaagtttcatgaagatcggacagtaatgtggcctctagagtgtttacaagattttactatagccatataaggaaaaatgccccgccccttggaagccattttttttcaagcaaacataattattttcgaactcatccaagatttattgagacacatcttctgaccaaatttcatgaagattggacaataaatgtggcctctacagtgttaacaaggttttactatagccatatatacccatataaggaaaaatgccccgcccctggtggccatgttttttaagcaaccaaaaccattttcgattttcgaactcatccaagatatcattgggacaaatattctgaccaagtttcatgatgatcggaaaataaatgtgacctctagagtgttaacaaggttttactatagccatataaggaaaatagcccagcccctgtggtggccatgtttttcaaccaaccggcatcatttttaaactcgtccaagatattattgggatgaatcttctgaccgagtttcatgaagatcggactataaatgtggcctctagagtgttaacaggattttactatagccttatatagccatataaggaaaaatgccccgccccttggcggccatgttattcaagcaaacgtaaccattttcgaactcacccaagatatcattaagacaaattacctgaccatatttcatcaagattggacaataaatgtggcctctagagtgttaacaaggttttactatagccatataaggaaaaatgccccgccccctggcggccatgtttttcaaccaaccggcatcattttcgaactcgtccaagatattactgggatgaatcttctgaccaagtttcattaagattggacaataaatgtggcctctagagtgttaacaagattttactatagccatatatagccgtataaggaaaaatgccccgccccttggcagagACAGATAAAACCTcaatacaaacaagcaaattcgttgaattgatatccccggccAATATGCTTCTGAACACAAAAGTGTTCTGGATGGATGGAGAAcaacctttgacctcaatgtgtgaccttgaccttagcccctaggattatgggtgttgaatgtgaagcacccccagatgattgagaacatctatggcaagtttcatggctctggctcatgtgttaatggagataaagctctaagcttatattaaaaagcattttttcacgatacaaagggccataactccgttattaacagatggtgtacaatgccatttggcgtgcgtcatcctcttatccatatatatatactcatacacaTACTGGACCGAGTTCCGAATTACAACTATTGCATTAGTCAAAACTAACAAGTTATGCTATTCCAGATATGAAAACACTATCACTGTTTGGATTCCGATTGTAGCCATATTGCACTGTGTTTATTGAAAGCTGCATAGTGTTACGTCATTGGTCgtttataaataacttgtttatctatagaccagttgacgagtgacgtcacgcgcacctgcaaatattagactccgcccactggttggcaaaaagaggtgaaattcatataagcgcatatagagaaggttgaaataatcatcgtttttattgataatcatgcactatatcaaatataattttactaactatgtctgaataaaacataagagtgcaaggaaatgcatttttggaacgattatagtgttgttattattagtttttaaCTATAAACGAACtagggagtggaacacaatatacgagctcggtatatgtggttaccataaaaatctcttttTGGCACATTTTCGAGACCATTTTTCAGATTAAACATTCTCAgatattgaaattttttcagaataaatcaaatttaatgaacacaaataaggatgtaaacaaaaagcaaatagatcgactttatttACGCACCATATAGTAACGTATTCGAACAtctatgcctgtaaaaacttaccttgttacacatttaattaattttcttgataaatgtaattgtttttatttaattattcacaccaattttgacactctttgtttcagcgtttttaacccggtgttttattgcaacTTTGTAtatcataaaccgattatctcgttatgatcggatactgtccaaacaattacaaagaacacatggtgtcataaatccaggCACCTATtcgggtccctgcataaaccacatgtggcatacaagtgtctggtcataaaacaacatttgttatccctccatgtcatctcttggcatattcaGCGATCATCTTAgcaaattgtaaagccaaaatacgaaacagttgctttaatcaaatatgttaacgttaaaaaaatgaagatatttgtccgaaatggataagcaggaactagtgtatatattagccagtttaatcatactaatacagtgtttaataactataaattaaaaatattgtgcaatttcactgctacacaattaacgtatttaacgagtaccggcacctgtaaactcggctattacgtgttatgattgtacgttactgtagtgtacgaaacgacatcataaaaacaagcaaacaacaaaagggtaaaacaaaattgcgtaaaataaattaatatatagatttatttatcataaaatgctagattgttataaCTCCTTATCGCCAGTAAAGATAGTgcacgcaaagacagttcaatttgcataatatgcagttcttgttgtTCATAtggatgctaaactttatgataatgtcattcgatggaaacgagatagttcattcaatggaaaataaaataactacaatatttacaaattgtaatgtattccgcttttagggcttctttttataattgattaaatgcacctcttacaccttcgttcgcttatgaacaataacactaTCTACACCATTTATAATtacaatcaaattaatatatgtgttattatctttgaaatataatttatcaaaatcttactatcacaaagaatacgaaagaataattgtttttttgttttgtgggattgccagtttttagtcttccgaccacgtttactctgctGTTAATAACTTATTCGTATTTTTATACAatggaaattatatttatgaataaacatttattggtactaaatgttatatttttgcaatattatttaagagttttaatgtttatttcggatttttgtatcgttttattgactaaacaaaagacatgtaaacatgttttacGTTAGAtctactgtaaccagtgttttttgccaaccagtcagtgcgcatgcgcggaaaatcccgaatgtaaacaataacattcaactggtctatacatAGGATTGGCATTcctgccataaattttcagaccaaatCTGGGACTTTGACTTCAAATtaccgggacatgtatacatatagcgatatatatagacatacaTGTACGATATATGCACttttggtacgcatttttttcGCGATATCCAAGCTATGTAATTAGGTAAATTTCACATGTAA
Encoded proteins:
- the LOC127870915 gene encoding uncharacterized protein LOC127870915 isoform X2; the encoded protein is MQCSIGNPCPSCPWAWLRAIRPHLDLGSRQGFSMEFHDLPEIASITSMVTLDNVLPGSEDQHNGDYLSTIVKKCTTFCKSNDVSDPIHVLKIFQKEIVTGRPLELTEETSSTGIYGETNFILVDRGDLLKTAIEEIRAISDMRKCLEVQFYGECAADFGGPRKEFFSLVLHCIKEEYFEPVREWSDDYEAVGRILALSTIQNGRLPRIMSAELVEKVFNQVLPVDKYIQDLRKGLDSLGLVQLVQELPAVIHLFTPQQSNPLTVKMLTHLLNPQFSAEGSNRRQRENSTYTLFIKYMREAAKDAFQNPTGFSSAVCVLLLERRRSNDTTHNITNHHQHQHQHGCTPPPAPSKRCDRAISTNISGFYHHTTGIASDTGVRLRRFAFINQRNVARVEYYSALAGC
- the LOC127870915 gene encoding uncharacterized protein LOC127870915 isoform X5 — its product is MEFHDLPEIASITSMVTLDNVLPGSEDQHNGDYLSTIVKKCTTFCKSNDVSDPIHVLKIFQKEIVTGRPLELTEETSSTGIYGETNFILVDRGDLLKTAIEEIRAISDMRKCLEVQFYGECAADFGGPRKEFFSLVLHCIKEEYFEPVREWSDDYEAVGRILALSTIQNGRLPRIMSAELVEKVFNQVLPVDKYIQDLRKGLDSLGLVQLVQELPAVIHLFTPQQSNPLTVKMLTHLLNPQFSAEGSNRRQRENSTYTLFIKYMREAAKDAFQNPTGFSSAVCVLLLERRRSNDTTHNITNHHQHQHQHGCTPPPAPSKRCDRAISTNISGFYHHTTGIASDTGVRLRRFAFINQRNVARVEYYSALAGC
- the LOC127870915 gene encoding uncharacterized protein LOC127870915 isoform X4, with the protein product MQCSIGNPCPSCPWAWLRAIRPHLDLGSRQGFSMEFHDLPEIASITSMVTLDNVLPGSEDQHNGDYLSTIVKKCTTFCKSNDVSDPIHVLKIFQKEIVTGRPLELTEETSSTGIYGETNFILVDRGDLLKTAIEEIRAISDMRKCLEVQFYGECAADFGGPRKEFFSLVLHCIKEEYFEPVREWSDDYEAVGRILALSTIQNGRLPRIMSAELVEKVFNQVLPVDKYIQDLRKGLDSLGLVQLVQELPAVIHLFTPQQSNPLTVKMLTHLLNPQFSAEGSNRRQRENSTYTLFIKYMREAASGRRGAVNLGSILRFATGTEEEHALSFALQPSIQFMESANFLPTANTCINRMNLSLPDESNPLPLQEELFNLFDLAFCNTFFGLE